In Halothermothrix orenii H 168, the sequence GATATGGCCCTTGGATGTTCTACCAATACAGCCCTGCATCTACCGGCAATAGCCCACGAGGCTGGTCTTGATTTAGAACTTGATTTATTTAACGATATAAGTAGGAAAGTACCTCACATTTGTAGTCTGACACCAGCTGGAATTTATCACATAGAAGACTTATACAGGGTTGGCGGTATTCCAGCTGTTATGAAAGAACTCAGTGAGAAGGATTTAATACAGCTTGATCAGCTTACCGTAACTGGAGATACTGTTGGCACTAACATAAGTAGAGTAGGTTATATTGATCATAAAATTATACGTCCTGTAAGTAATCCCTATCACAATCAGGGAGGGCTGGCTGTCTTAAAGGGGAATATTGCTCCCGGTGGTTCAGTAGTAAAGCAGGCAGCAGTAGCTGACAGTATGATGGTCCATAGAGGTCCAGCCCGGGTTTTTAAAGGTGAAGAGGAAGCTGTTGATGCCATCATTAATGGTCAGATCAGCGAAGGGGATGTTGTAGTTATAACTTACGAAGGTCCCAGGGGCGGACCCGGAATGAGAGAGATGTTAACCCCTACCTCCGCCCTGGCTGGTCTTGGCCTTGATGATAAAGTTGCCCTTATTACTGATGGGCGTTTTTCCGGTGCTACCCGGGGAGCTGCCATTGGTCATGTTTCTCCTGAAGCAGCGTCAGGTGGACCTATTGGAATTATCCAGGACGGCGATATTATAGAAATTGATATTCCTGCTAAATCTCTAAATGTAGACATATCAGAGGAAGAATTTGAGAAGAGAATGAGTAATTTTAATCCTGAATTACCTGACATATCAGGTTATCTGGGTCGATATGCTAAACATGTTTCTTCTGCAAGTACCGGAGCAGTTTTAGAATGATTTATTTAATGGTTTATAAAAAGTAAATATTAACGAGTATTAGAGAGTAGGGAGTAGTTGAGAAGGGTATTAACAATGCTTATTTTTCTATGTAATAGATAACCCTGGGTTAACTACACCCAGGGTTTTCTTATATTCACAGGAAATGGAGGTGGGATGGTATGTCACTTATGACCGGGGCTGAAATTGTTGTTCAATCTCTCCTTAAAGAGAAGGTTAAAGATATTTTTGGTTATCCAGGAGGAGCGGTATTACCTATATATGATGTTTTATATGATTCCCCTATAAATCATTATCTTACCAGGCACGAACAGGGAGCCATACATGCAGCTGATGGTTATGCCCGCAGTACCGGAGAGGTTGGTGTCTGTATAGCTACCTCTGGTCCAGGGAGTACCAACCTGGTTACCGGTCTGGCAACAGCTTATATGGATTCTGTACCTGTAGTTGCCTTTACAGGTCAGGTAACTACTAATTTTATAGGAAAAGACGCCTTCCAGGAGGCTGATATAA encodes:
- the ilvD gene encoding dihydroxy-acid dehydratase — its product is MGSETITQGFKRAPHRSLLYALGLDEKELEKPIIGIASSYSEIIPGHKHLDKIAEAVKYGVYSAGGTPVIFSTIGVCDGIAMGHSGMKYSLASREIIADSVETVVRAHQFDGLVLVPNCDKIVPGMLMAAARLDIPAIVVSGGPMLAGDYQGKSLDLHNVFEAVGEVKAGKITEGELENIEKAACPGCGSCAGMFTANSMNCLTEVLGMALPGNGTIPAVYAERIRLAKKSGRQIINLVEKNIKPSDIMTREAFKNAICVDMALGCSTNTALHLPAIAHEAGLDLELDLFNDISRKVPHICSLTPAGIYHIEDLYRVGGIPAVMKELSEKDLIQLDQLTVTGDTVGTNISRVGYIDHKIIRPVSNPYHNQGGLAVLKGNIAPGGSVVKQAAVADSMMVHRGPARVFKGEEEAVDAIINGQISEGDVVVITYEGPRGGPGMREMLTPTSALAGLGLDDKVALITDGRFSGATRGAAIGHVSPEAASGGPIGIIQDGDIIEIDIPAKSLNVDISEEEFEKRMSNFNPELPDISGYLGRYAKHVSSASTGAVLE